In a single window of the Acetivibrio clariflavus DSM 19732 genome:
- the rnpA gene encoding ribonuclease P protein component has product MIFTFPIKNNKDFLKLYKKGKFFVAKYLVLYVLSNNSNVNRLGITVSKKFGKSVKRNRIKRLIKESYRHFESQLKQGFDLVFVARSCEEMPNFSEVKKEMKYLLRKLEVFKEDI; this is encoded by the coding sequence ATGATATTTACATTTCCTATAAAAAATAACAAAGATTTTCTTAAACTTTATAAAAAAGGAAAATTTTTTGTTGCAAAGTATCTTGTTCTATATGTCTTAAGTAATAATAGTAATGTGAATAGATTGGGTATAACTGTAAGCAAGAAGTTTGGAAAGAGTGTAAAAAGGAACAGGATAAAAAGGTTAATAAAAGAAAGTTATAGACATTTTGAGAGCCAATTGAAACAAGGGTTTGATTTAGTTTTTGTGGCAAGAAGCTGTGAAGAAATGCCGAACTTTTCAGAAGTAAAAAAGGAAATGAAATACCTGTTGAGAAAGCTTGAAGTATTCAAGGAGGATATTTAA
- the yidD gene encoding membrane protein insertion efficiency factor YidD, which translates to MVKRLVVFLIRIYQKFISPLKGVSSCRFYPTCSQYAIDAITKYGIVKGSFMSVKRIIKCHPFHPGGYDPVK; encoded by the coding sequence TTGGTAAAAAGATTAGTTGTATTTTTAATAAGGATTTATCAAAAATTTATATCCCCATTAAAAGGTGTTTCAAGCTGTAGATTTTATCCTACTTGCTCACAGTACGCAATTGATGCTATAACAAAGTATGGTATAGTTAAGGGAAGTTTCATGTCAGTTAAGAGAATAATAAAATGCCATCCGTTTCATCCGGGAGGATATGATCCGGTTAAGTAA